In Holophagales bacterium, one DNA window encodes the following:
- a CDS encoding DinB family protein yields MSIAQSLLPEFDHEVAGTRKVLERIPADNFDWRPHPKSFSLGQLANHTSNLVSWGHVTLRTTELDLSPKDGEVMRMPIATDAAGLVANLDRAAKETRAALEAAADADFGVAWTLKGGDQVYFTMPRGAVLRNMVFNHLVHHRAQLTVYLRLLDVPVPGLYGPSADEA; encoded by the coding sequence ATGTCGATCGCCCAGAGCCTGTTGCCCGAGTTCGATCACGAGGTCGCCGGCACCCGCAAAGTGCTCGAGCGGATCCCTGCCGACAATTTCGACTGGCGCCCCCATCCGAAATCGTTCAGCCTGGGGCAGCTCGCCAACCACACCTCCAACCTGGTCTCGTGGGGCCACGTGACGCTGCGGACCACCGAGCTCGACCTTTCGCCGAAGGACGGCGAGGTGATGCGGATGCCGATCGCCACGGACGCCGCCGGATTGGTCGCCAACCTCGACCGCGCCGCCAAGGAGACGCGGGCGGCCCTCGAGGCAGCAGCCGACGCCGACTTCGGCGTGGCCTGGACGCTCAAGGGCGGGGATCAGGTCTACTTCACGATGCCGCGCGGCGCCGTGCTGCGCAACATGGTGTTCAACCACCTGGTCCACCATCGCGCCCAGCTCACCGTCTACCTGCGCCTGCTCGACGTGCCGGTCCCCGGGCTCTACGGACCGTCGGCCGACGAGGCCTGA
- a CDS encoding transglutaminase domain-containing protein, with protein MSRTLARCRPRGTTLRSLGLAGFLLLAADPRTAAATGTPTSGAGAPSSWWGLVRLGNTPVGSVVERRRPLPDGGFEATSELTLAINRAGTRVEMNATAVTREAATGELLSARLESRLSSQVSTFEAERVAGGLRLRSGSGSDAPLREQIVPVAGSLLGPEAVRRRTLAELRSPGDTIAVRELIAELGGVYLVRRKLVAFAPLAEPPGGRTDRPARGTREIEETTEGVPDARRLWLDEDGELLREREPSPFGDLEVVRTSRAEAEAARSGGQLPEEIYSRSLARSNVRLPSPRGTDRLHFRLLPLDPAGPAVAWPDLDGGNQRVVARQAAAIELEVRRPAPPAGATPESTGLVDPLADELAPNVWIESDDPEVVRLARTIVAGERDRYRQALALTAWVHREMHFDLGIVMAPASELVRTRRGTCAGYATLLAALSRAVGIPARFVMGSVYLLGAWGGHAWVELEIGGRWLPFDATVYSPGIADAARIAYSRDSLRHGFGGASLAGLSIVGKVRVEVLDGDFDGVRRDFAGARAPSSLAAGRYENPGLGLRLVVPDGFVPSHTEAVWPDPVLLELADSRGTRAVLREGDLDGRNGASVAATELAALGVGANPVRRSLGGAPALVAFAADRAGAVWVRGTQVISLVVEGSSPGERLAALAEGMVWRDAPESSQASSADGP; from the coding sequence ATGTCGAGAACGCTCGCTCGCTGTCGCCCTCGAGGCACGACTCTCCGGTCGCTCGGCCTGGCCGGGTTCCTGCTGCTCGCCGCCGATCCGCGAACGGCAGCCGCGACCGGCACCCCGACCTCGGGAGCAGGCGCTCCCTCGTCCTGGTGGGGGCTGGTCCGACTCGGGAACACACCGGTCGGCTCGGTGGTCGAGCGACGCCGCCCCCTGCCGGACGGCGGGTTCGAGGCCACGAGCGAGCTGACGCTGGCGATCAACCGCGCCGGTACCCGCGTGGAGATGAACGCGACCGCGGTGACCCGCGAGGCGGCGACGGGGGAGCTCCTGTCGGCTCGTCTCGAGAGCCGCCTCTCGTCCCAGGTGTCGACCTTCGAGGCCGAACGGGTCGCGGGCGGGTTGCGACTGCGGTCCGGTTCGGGAAGCGACGCCCCGCTGCGCGAGCAGATCGTCCCGGTCGCCGGTTCGCTTCTCGGCCCCGAAGCCGTGCGGCGTCGCACACTCGCCGAGCTGCGCTCTCCCGGAGACACGATCGCCGTTCGCGAGCTCATCGCCGAGCTCGGCGGGGTCTATCTCGTCCGGCGCAAGCTCGTCGCGTTCGCGCCGCTCGCCGAGCCGCCGGGTGGGCGCACGGATCGACCCGCTCGAGGAACCCGCGAGATCGAAGAGACGACCGAGGGCGTCCCGGATGCCCGGCGACTCTGGCTGGACGAGGACGGAGAGCTGCTGCGCGAGCGCGAGCCGAGTCCGTTCGGCGACCTCGAGGTGGTGCGCACCTCGCGTGCCGAGGCCGAGGCGGCTCGCAGCGGAGGGCAGCTTCCCGAGGAGATCTACTCCCGCTCGCTCGCCCGGAGCAACGTCCGTCTGCCCTCGCCGCGCGGCACCGACCGGCTCCACTTCCGCCTGCTGCCGCTCGACCCCGCGGGCCCGGCGGTCGCCTGGCCGGACCTCGACGGCGGCAATCAGCGCGTCGTCGCCCGTCAGGCGGCCGCGATCGAGCTCGAGGTGAGGCGTCCGGCTCCTCCGGCTGGAGCAACGCCGGAGTCGACCGGGTTGGTCGATCCGCTCGCCGACGAGCTGGCGCCGAACGTCTGGATCGAGTCGGACGATCCGGAGGTCGTGCGGCTCGCCCGCACGATCGTCGCTGGCGAGCGGGATCGCTACCGCCAGGCGCTGGCGCTCACCGCCTGGGTTCATCGGGAGATGCACTTCGATCTCGGCATCGTCATGGCGCCGGCGTCGGAGCTCGTTCGCACCCGCCGTGGCACCTGCGCCGGATACGCGACGCTGCTCGCCGCGCTGTCTCGAGCGGTCGGGATCCCGGCACGCTTCGTCATGGGCAGCGTCTACCTGCTCGGGGCCTGGGGCGGGCATGCCTGGGTCGAGCTCGAGATCGGCGGCCGCTGGCTGCCGTTCGACGCGACGGTCTATTCACCGGGGATCGCCGACGCGGCGCGGATCGCCTATTCGCGCGACTCCCTGCGCCACGGGTTCGGCGGCGCCTCGCTCGCCGGCCTGTCGATCGTCGGGAAGGTCCGGGTCGAGGTGCTCGACGGCGACTTCGACGGGGTGAGGCGGGACTTCGCCGGAGCGCGCGCTCCGTCCTCGCTCGCCGCTGGTCGCTACGAGAATCCCGGCCTCGGACTGCGCCTGGTCGTGCCCGACGGCTTCGTTCCGTCCCACACCGAGGCGGTCTGGCCCGATCCGGTCCTGCTCGAGCTCGCCGACTCCCGGGGAACACGAGCCGTCCTGCGGGAGGGTGATCTCGATGGACGGAACGGGGCGAGCGTCGCCGCCACCGAGCTCGCCGCCCTCGGCGTCGGGGCGAATCCGGTGCGCCGCAGCCTCGGCGGCGCGCCGGCGCTCGTCGCGTTCGCCGCAGACCGAGCCGGGGCGGTCTGGGTGCGTGGAACCCAGGTGATCTCGCTGGTCGTTGAAGGGAGCTCCCCCGGCGAGCGGCTTGCCGCGCTCGCCGAAGGGATGGTCTGGAGAGACGCCCCGGAGAGCTCTCAGGCCTCGTCGGCCGACGGTCCGTAG
- a CDS encoding EamA family transporter, which produces MSLRSALGLAYLISFGSVIAFSAYTWLLQHVSPTLVATHTFVNPVVAILAGWLWAGEPLGGRLVVATAVIVVALVLVQRGERGAGPHDGDPQLGAAHAGLRDAGADSNPAEGPRK; this is translated from the coding sequence GTGTCCCTGCGCTCGGCCCTCGGCCTGGCGTACCTGATCAGCTTCGGATCGGTGATCGCCTTCTCCGCCTACACCTGGCTGCTCCAGCACGTGTCGCCGACGCTCGTCGCGACCCACACCTTCGTGAACCCGGTGGTGGCGATCCTCGCCGGCTGGCTGTGGGCCGGAGAGCCACTCGGCGGCCGACTCGTCGTCGCCACCGCGGTGATCGTCGTGGCGTTGGTGCTGGTTCAGCGAGGGGAACGGGGCGCCGGGCCGCACGACGGCGACCCCCAGCTGGGGGCGGCCCACGCGGGGCTTCGAGACGCCGGAGCGGATTCGAACCCCGCCGAGGGCCCCCGCAAGTGA
- a CDS encoding MFS transporter — MSLTDRLATLRSGFSRTFWIANVIELFERFAYYGSKAILAVYVAEQVGLGPEKAGWLVGSVFNTLLYFLPILAGTVVDRYGFKKSLTACFSIFCVGYLLIGLGGLPLGKPLVDALGPTTYMVLALVVTAIGGSLIKPSIVGTVARTTTEASKGLGYSIYYTLVNFGGAIGPILALQVRQNLGIAYVLVMSSITSLALVVATQLFYKEPPQPADAPPARSMGKVLADMLLVFGNLRFMSFLVIFSGFWMMFWLIFYALPFYVRDVLHFEQFEIIETVDAWTIILITVPITALAKKLKPLTAMTLGFALASVSWFLMGSIPTIWATVAAIMIFALGEGLQAPRYYEYVADLAPKDQVGTYMGFAFLPIAIGTFVAGALGGHLVATYVTPFKQGVVGAPAPQTMWYVVGAIGLAATAAMWLYDRLVVRRRSA, encoded by the coding sequence TTGAGCCTCACCGACCGTCTTGCCACCCTTCGCAGCGGCTTTTCTCGGACGTTCTGGATCGCCAACGTCATCGAGCTGTTCGAGCGCTTTGCCTACTACGGCAGCAAGGCGATTCTCGCCGTCTACGTCGCCGAACAGGTCGGCCTCGGGCCGGAGAAAGCCGGCTGGCTGGTGGGAAGCGTCTTCAACACGCTGCTCTACTTCCTGCCGATCCTCGCCGGCACGGTGGTCGACCGCTACGGGTTCAAGAAGAGCCTCACCGCCTGCTTCTCGATCTTCTGCGTCGGCTATCTGCTGATCGGCCTCGGCGGACTGCCGCTGGGCAAGCCGCTCGTCGACGCCCTCGGGCCGACCACCTACATGGTGCTCGCCCTGGTGGTCACCGCGATCGGCGGCTCGTTGATCAAACCGTCGATCGTCGGCACGGTGGCGCGCACGACGACCGAGGCGAGCAAGGGGCTCGGCTACTCGATCTACTACACCCTGGTGAACTTCGGCGGTGCGATCGGTCCGATCCTCGCCCTGCAGGTGCGGCAGAACCTCGGCATCGCCTACGTGCTGGTGATGTCCTCGATCACCAGCCTCGCGCTGGTCGTGGCGACGCAGCTCTTCTACAAGGAGCCGCCGCAACCCGCCGACGCGCCGCCGGCGCGCTCGATGGGCAAAGTGCTCGCCGACATGTTGCTCGTCTTCGGCAACCTGCGGTTCATGAGCTTCCTCGTCATCTTCTCCGGCTTCTGGATGATGTTCTGGCTGATCTTCTACGCCCTGCCGTTCTACGTGCGGGACGTGCTGCACTTCGAGCAGTTCGAGATCATCGAGACGGTCGACGCCTGGACGATCATCCTGATCACCGTGCCGATCACCGCGCTCGCCAAGAAGCTCAAGCCGCTGACCGCGATGACGCTCGGCTTCGCTCTCGCTTCGGTGTCCTGGTTCCTCATGGGGTCGATCCCGACGATCTGGGCGACGGTGGCAGCGATCATGATCTTCGCCCTCGGCGAGGGGCTGCAGGCGCCGCGCTACTACGAGTACGTCGCCGATCTGGCGCCGAAGGATCAGGTGGGGACGTACATGGGCTTCGCCTTCCTGCCGATCGCCATCGGCACCTTCGTCGCCGGCGCGCTCGGCGGACATCTGGTCGCCACCTACGTCACCCCGTTCAAGCAGGGCGTGGTCGGAGCGCCGGCACCGCAGACGATGTGGTACGTCGTCGGCGCGATCGGGCTCGCGGCGACCGCCGCCATGTGGCTCTACGACCGCCTGGTCGTGCGGCGCCGTTCGGCCTGA
- a CDS encoding PaaI family thioesterase translates to MSEQAFQDFYPEALAHCYGCGRLNDDGLHIRSYWEGDESVCVHTPDPRYIAIPGFVYGGLIASLIDCHGTGTAAAAAYRAAGRPMDSEPPLRFLTASLHVDYLKPTPLGVTLEVRGRVKEVKGRKVVVEALLRADGAVCARGEIVAVQVPEHLFPSAAAVAPTER, encoded by the coding sequence ATGAGCGAGCAGGCGTTCCAGGACTTCTACCCCGAGGCGCTCGCCCACTGCTACGGCTGCGGGCGCCTGAACGACGACGGGCTCCACATCCGCAGCTACTGGGAGGGCGACGAGTCGGTCTGCGTCCACACGCCGGACCCGCGATACATCGCCATCCCCGGCTTCGTCTACGGCGGATTGATCGCCTCGCTGATCGACTGCCACGGCACCGGCACCGCCGCGGCGGCGGCCTACCGTGCCGCCGGACGTCCGATGGACAGCGAGCCGCCGCTGCGCTTTCTCACCGCCTCGCTTCACGTCGACTACCTGAAGCCGACACCGCTCGGCGTGACGCTCGAGGTTCGGGGGCGGGTCAAGGAGGTGAAGGGGCGCAAAGTCGTCGTCGAGGCGCTCCTGCGGGCGGACGGCGCGGTCTGTGCGCGCGGCGAGATTGTCGCCGTCCAGGTACCCGAGCACCTCTTCCCGAGCGCTGCGGCCGTCGCGCCGACCGAGCGATGA
- a CDS encoding zinc-binding dehydrogenase — MRAVTFDPDTDRFSLREIAPPAPGPGEVRVRVAACGLNPVDAKLPSWKAMALGMTADWVAGLDVSGRIDALGPGVEHWRVGDAVLYHGDMLSPHGGLAELAIHPAATLLAHPRLPPVIAASLPCSGWVAWRALVDKLRLAPGDSLLVLGGSGGVGGFAVQLARLLGARPIIAVCSRAHHAFVLSHGATHAIDYRSEDVARRVCEITGGYGVTRAIDAVGWDADLAAVECLAFEGELVELVDLARPHHYRDAFGRGLSFHQLALGAAHRHGEAARRRLLEVGREVCGLAEAGVVRATVARELELADVPAALHGLLGERLVGKTVAILSPNALDSSDRASANST, encoded by the coding sequence ATGCGCGCAGTGACCTTCGATCCTGACACCGACCGCTTCAGCTTGCGCGAGATCGCGCCACCGGCGCCGGGGCCCGGGGAAGTGCGCGTGCGCGTCGCGGCTTGCGGCCTGAACCCCGTCGACGCGAAGCTGCCGAGCTGGAAGGCGATGGCGCTCGGGATGACCGCCGACTGGGTCGCTGGGCTCGACGTCTCCGGCCGAATCGACGCCCTCGGTCCCGGAGTCGAGCACTGGCGGGTCGGTGACGCCGTCCTCTACCACGGCGACATGCTCTCGCCGCACGGTGGGCTCGCCGAGCTCGCGATCCACCCGGCCGCGACCCTGCTCGCCCATCCGCGCCTGCCTCCGGTGATCGCGGCCTCGCTCCCCTGCTCCGGCTGGGTGGCCTGGCGGGCCCTCGTCGACAAGCTGCGACTGGCGCCGGGAGACTCGCTTCTGGTCCTCGGCGGCTCCGGGGGTGTCGGCGGCTTCGCCGTCCAGCTGGCGCGTCTGCTCGGTGCGCGGCCGATCATCGCCGTCTGTTCGCGGGCCCACCATGCCTTCGTCCTCTCCCACGGGGCGACCCATGCCATCGACTACCGGAGCGAGGACGTGGCGCGACGGGTGTGCGAGATCACCGGCGGCTACGGGGTGACGCGGGCCATCGATGCCGTCGGCTGGGACGCCGACCTCGCGGCGGTGGAGTGTCTCGCTTTCGAGGGGGAGCTGGTCGAGCTCGTCGATCTCGCCCGCCCGCACCACTACCGTGACGCCTTCGGGCGCGGGCTGTCGTTCCATCAGCTCGCCCTCGGCGCGGCGCATCGCCACGGCGAAGCCGCGCGCCGCCGACTCCTCGAAGTCGGTCGCGAGGTCTGCGGGCTTGCCGAGGCCGGCGTCGTGCGCGCCACCGTCGCTCGCGAGCTCGAGCTGGCCGACGTTCCCGCGGCCCTGCACGGCCTGCTCGGCGAGCGCCTCGTCGGCAAGACGGTGGCGATCCTGTCGCCCAACGCCCTGGATTCGAGCGACCGCGCCAGCGCCAACTCGACGTAG
- a CDS encoding ABATE domain-containing protein — MAHEFTAGDLGLDFVNTLEHHEGPVREDALTSWSELVEWTVKAGLAKPPVAAKLRALEAQNPRAADGVFRRALQLRECLYRIVTALLAEGTPASDDLRVFNGFLAEAQTAVVLRPASGGLVFELAVSAERPESVLGPVVMAAARLLTAPETLARIRRCDAETCRWFFVDRSKNRSRRWCDMQVCGNRAKAREYYRQHRRRD, encoded by the coding sequence ATGGCGCACGAGTTCACCGCCGGCGACCTGGGCCTCGACTTCGTCAACACGCTCGAGCACCACGAGGGACCGGTGCGAGAGGACGCACTGACGTCCTGGTCGGAGCTCGTCGAGTGGACCGTCAAGGCGGGGCTGGCGAAACCACCGGTGGCCGCCAAGCTGCGTGCCCTGGAAGCGCAGAACCCGCGTGCCGCCGACGGCGTCTTCCGGCGCGCGCTGCAGCTGCGGGAGTGCCTCTATCGGATCGTCACCGCGCTCCTCGCCGAGGGCACTCCCGCGAGCGACGACCTCCGGGTCTTCAACGGCTTTCTCGCCGAGGCGCAGACCGCCGTCGTCCTGCGTCCGGCGTCCGGTGGGCTGGTCTTCGAACTCGCGGTCTCCGCCGAACGCCCGGAGTCCGTGCTCGGTCCCGTCGTGATGGCCGCAGCGCGGCTCCTCACCGCTCCCGAGACGCTCGCGCGAATCCGCCGCTGCGACGCGGAGACCTGCCGTTGGTTCTTCGTCGACCGCAGCAAGAACCGGTCGCGCCGCTGGTGCGACATGCAGGTCTGCGGCAACCGCGCCAAGGCGCGCGAGTACTACCGACAGCATCGCCGGCGCGACTGA
- a CDS encoding DinB family protein: MTSTAIALLVAALDEAFERRSWHGTNLRGALRRVNVATAAWRPAPERHNTWELAVHCAYWKYAVWRRVTGEKRGSFALGGSNWFARPCPGEATEAAWKADRQLLVDQHRRLREAVAALAPRDLDRRVPGSPFPLGRVIQGAAAHDLYHAGQIQLLKRLANASG; this comes from the coding sequence ATGACCTCGACGGCCATCGCCCTGCTCGTCGCCGCGCTCGACGAGGCGTTCGAGCGCCGCTCCTGGCACGGCACCAACCTGCGGGGAGCTCTGCGCCGGGTGAATGTCGCCACCGCGGCCTGGCGCCCCGCTCCGGAGCGACACAACACCTGGGAGCTGGCGGTCCACTGTGCCTACTGGAAGTACGCGGTCTGGCGCCGGGTGACCGGCGAGAAGCGCGGCTCGTTCGCCCTCGGAGGGTCGAACTGGTTCGCGCGTCCGTGCCCCGGCGAGGCGACCGAGGCGGCTTGGAAAGCGGATCGACAGCTCCTCGTCGATCAGCACCGCCGCTTGCGCGAGGCGGTCGCCGCCCTCGCGCCGCGCGACCTCGACCGCCGCGTTCCCGGCAGTCCGTTCCCGCTCGGGCGGGTGATCCAGGGTGCGGCGGCGCACGACCTCTACCACGCTGGCCAGATCCAGCTGCTCAAGCGACTCGCGAACGCATCCGGATGA